A stretch of Coccidioides posadasii str. Silveira chromosome 2, complete sequence DNA encodes these proteins:
- a CDS encoding uncharacterized protein (EggNog:ENOG410PNUX~COG:O~BUSCO:13399at33183), with amino-acid sequence MVALSKTLGKMNQKKIECYIDCVSPFSFFALSYLRQNRKALADSDVSVEFIPVFLGGINVGSGNKPPWTLPAKALYAKYDGPRAQKYFGKSFKIPPFFPILSLLPQRCLVYAKKQYPEKHEDFFESCFETMWNGQLDISKPENLLIAARKVFDEAQAQEILKGGNDPEIKKTLADNTEHAVKTLGAFGCPWFWVHDGKGNAEPFFGSDRFHFMWDYLDIPHRDLELMSAPAKL; translated from the exons ATGGTAGCACTGAGTAAAACGCTTGGAAAGATGAACCAAAAGAAGATCGAATGCTACATCGACTGCG TGTCTCCCTTTAGCTTTTTCGCCCTTTCTTATCTCCGCCAGAATAGAAAGGCCCTGGCAGACTCGGATGTATCTGTCGA ATTTATTCCGGTATTCCTAGGGGGGATTAACGTAGGCAGTG GAAATAAACCGCCATGGACGCTCCCAGCTAAAGCGCTCTACGCCAAGTACGACGGCCCAAGGGCCCAAAAGTACTTTGGAAAAAGCTTCAAAATCCCACCTTTTTTCCCTATACTCTCGCTACTG CCCCAACGTTGTCTTGTATATGCCAAGAAGCAATACCCAGAGAAACATGAAGACTTCTTCGAATCATGTTTTGAAACTATGTGGAATGGGCAGCTTGACATTTCAAAGCCCGAAAATCTCCTGATTGCAGCACGCAAGGTGTTTGACGAGGCGCAAGCGCAGGAGATCCTGAAAGGTGGAAATGACCCCGAGATAAAGAAAACTCTGGCGGACAATACTGAGCACGCCGTAAAAACTCTTGGGGCATTTGGCTGTCCGTGGTTCTGGGTGCATGACGGGAAGGGGAATGCTGAACCATTTTTTGGAAGTGACCGGTTCCATTTTATGTGGGATTACCTCGATATCCCTCATCGAGACCTGGAGCTCATGTCAGCCCCTGCAAAATTATGA
- a CDS encoding uncharacterized protein (EggNog:ENOG410PJFX~COG:Q~BUSCO:10605at33183), whose amino-acid sequence MTEIGSWSVALVVGASRGIGRQVAIDLAKNGYRVVVAAKSTSDASKTSPFPPDPNSPASTISTVQREIQENGGEAKAIQVDTRDFDSVTRMVDSTVEVYGRLDVIIYNSGAIWWASVENTPMKRFQLMQKVNVEGLYGAVQAALPHFRNNGWEGRIIVVSPPIYSRFFRGKTAYAMGKVAMSVLAKGLSMDWVREGKKDMAITSIWPAVAIQSAATPDQNFIRDLRKPTIFSDAILAMLRSPAEEVNGCLELDEDFLRKKGVSDFSKYSVVPGSNPRRIMPAQLPELTVAEQDDEGRRVDSTKLRASKL is encoded by the exons ATGACAGAAATAGGTTCGTGGTCAGTTGCTCTAGTCGTAGGTGCATCTCGGGGCATCGGACGACAGGTTGCCATAGATCTGGCCAAGAACGGTTACAGAG TGGTTGTGGCAGCTAAGAGCACATCGGATGCTTCCAAGACCTCGCCATTCCCGCCAGATCCAAACTCCCCTGCATCCACCATCAGCACCGTGCAGCGTGAAATCCAAGAGAATGGCGGAGAAGCCAAAGCCATCCAGGTCGACACCAGGGATTTCGACAGTGTGACGCGTATGGTTGATTCTACTGTGGAGGTATACGGCCGTTTGGATGTAATAATTTACAATTCTGGGGCAATCTGGTGGGCATCGGTGGAAAACACACCTATGAAACGGTTTCAGCTTATGCAAAAGGTGAACGTGGAGGGCTTATATGGCGCTGTTCAGGCTGCCCTGCCGCATTTCAGGAATAATGGTTGGGAAGGCAGGATAATCGTCGTCAGCCCGCCGATCTATTCGAGATTTTTCCGAGGAAAGACTGCCTATGCGATGGGCAAAGTAGCGATGTCTGTGTTGGCTAAGGGTCTATCCATGGATTGGGTAAGAGAAGGCAAAAAGGATATGGCAATTACAAGCATTTGGCCCGCAGTT GCAATCCAATCAGCTGCTACACCTGACCAAAACTTCATACGGGATCTGAGAAAACCG actattttctctgatgCGATTTTGGCTATGCTCCGCTCGCCCGCTGAGGAGGTCAACGGTTGCCTCGAGCTTGATGAAGACTTCCTTCGTAAAAAGGGTGTTTCCGACTTCTCAAAGTACAGTGTCGTGCCCGGAAGCAACCCGCGAAGGATCATGCCCGCCCAACTGCCAGAGCTAACGGTGGCAGAACAAGATGACGAGGGACGTCGAGTAGATAGCACCAAGTTGCGGGCGTCAAAGTTATAG
- the RPB5 gene encoding DNA-directed RNA polymerases II 24 kDa polypeptide (RNA polymerase II subunit 5) (BUSCO:388229at4751~EggNog:ENOG410PN0D~COG:K~BUSCO:12216at33183), translating to MADEDFSKASAEADREMTRLWRTWRTVFEMLLDRGYEVTEEEVNVPLAEFRTKYSDALGFPDRNKMRISARPSQTMIEKYTPLASPAKPNPVPECGTIYVEFCADAQGVGTKQVRAFNHFVDEQNYHTGIFITQSPISPSAIRLLTGIPGRFCEHFLEQELLVNITHHELVPKHVLLSAEEKKRLLQRYRLKESQLPRIQIGDPVAKYLGLRRGQVVKIIRKSETAGRYASYRWVT from the exons ATGGCGGACGAGGATTTCTCAAAGGCTTCCGCGGAGGCAGATCGCGAGATGACGCGGTTATGGCGCACATGGAGAACAGTCTTTGAGATGTTACTTGACAGG GGTTATGAGGTTACTGAGGAAGAAGTAAACGTTCCTCTAGCCGAGTTTCGAACAAAGTATTCCGATGCGCTTGGCTTTCCCGA CCGCAACAAGATGCGCATCAGCGCCCGGCCCTCACAAACCATGATTGAAAAGTATACTCCTCTCGCTTCGCCCGCCAAACCCAATCCCGTTCCCGAATGCGGCACCATCTACGTCGAGTTCTGCGCCGACGCCCAAGGTGTAGGAACCAAGCAGGTCCGCGCTTTTAACCACTTCGTCGACGAACAAAACTACCACACCGGCATCTTTATAACACAATCTCCCATTTCTCCCTCCGCGATCCGCCTATTGACCGGTATTCCCGGACGCTTCTGCGAACATTTTTTGGAGCAGGAGTTATTGGTCAATATCACGCATCATGAGCTGGTGCCAAAACATGTATTGTTGAGCgcggaagagaagaaaagactGCTGCAGAGATACAGGCTGAAGGAATCTCAGCTACCCAGAATTCAAATTGGTGATCCAGTGGCGAAGTATTTGGGTTTGAGACGAGGGCAGGTTGTCAAAATCATCAGAAAGAGTGAAACAGCTGGACGATATGCCAGTTACCGATGGGTTACTTAA
- a CDS encoding uncharacterized protein (EggNog:ENOG410PGS7~COG:I), with product MVFKSLNPPLDIPTDVTVWDWLFDPYSPHCPLSKYPASEIAGYTNASTRERVSFAQVKEYTTFLSTALVRMFDFKEGDTVALFSQNTIWYPVAMLGAIRVGGVVSGASPAYNVDEMTYALKTAQAKILMTMPSSMTVAVEAAKNAGIPQNRIFLLEGEVEGYTTMKQLLDIGRSYGSEGQVKAFKIPPGKRNKDVCGFLSFSSGTTGLPKAVMIAHQNVIAQCLQVQQVTPESHKKVLAVLPLFHITGLVHQLHLPVLLNAEIYMLPSFTMEAMLDAVSTFKIKEMLLVPPILIRLVRDPVVDKYDLSHVERFSSGAAPLSAEILAFLEKKFPGTGFKQGYGMTESCSCITTHPIGKMGYEYAFRVGTIVANTEVKIIDPDTGAELGYNQPGEILARGPQVVMGYLNNPKATRETFDEDGWLHTGDVGKIDEEGFITITDRIKEMIKVKGIGVAPAELEDLLLGHPDVEDAAVLAVPDEYSGERPKAYVVLKPARKDDDLVATGRKLIKYVQEKKVRHKWLVEVEFTEEIPKSASGKILRRVLREQQKNGGKKGTVVRNNESAAKARL from the exons ATGGTTTTCAAGTCTCTTAATCCTCCCCTTGACA TCCCAACGGATGTCACGGTTTGGGATTGGCTCTTTGATCCTTATTCTCCCCATTGCCCATTGTCCAAATATCCAGCTTCCGAGATTGCCGGGTACACAAATGCCTCCACACGGGAGCGCGTCAGCTTTGCGCAGGTCAAGGAGTACACCACATTCCTCTCGACCGCTCTAGTAAGGATGTTTGACTTTAAGGAAGGAGATACGGTGGCATTGTTTAGCCAGAACACAATATGGTACCCAGTTGCCATGCTGGGGGCCATCAGAGTGG GAGGCGTTGTGTCTGGTGCTTCACCTGCATATAATGTGGATGAGATGACATATGCGTTGAAGACAGCTCAAGCGAAGATCTTGATGACTATGCCATCTTCAATGACTGTTGCTGTTGAGGCTGCCAAGAATGCCGGCATCCCCCAGAACCGGATATTTCTGCTTGAAGGCGAAGTGGAAGGGTATACAACAATGAAACAGCTCTTGGATATCGGGAGGAGCTACGGCTCTGAAGGACAGGTAAAAGCATTTAAGATACCCCCTGGGAAAAGGAACAAGGACGTATGCGGCTTCTTGAGCTTTAGCAGTGGGACAACAGGGTTGCCAAAAGCA GTGATGATTGCACACCAAAATGTCATCGCCCAGTGCTTGCAGGTCCAGCAGGTAACGCCAGAATCGCACAAGAAGGTTCTCGCTGTGCTACCTTTATTTCACA TCACTGGGCTTGTCCATCAACTCCATTTGCCTGTTCTTCTCAACGCGGAAATATACATGCTCCCGTCATTTACCATGGAGGCTATGCTCGATGCGGTCTCCACGTTTAAGATCAAAGAGATGTTGCTTGTCCCACCCATCTTAATTCGATTGGTCCGTGATCCCGTTGTTGATAAGTATGACTTATCACATGTTGAACGCTTCTCCTCCGGCGCCGCTCCTCTAAGCGCAGAGATCCTAGCGTTTTTGGAAAAGAAGTTCCCCGGAACCGGCTTCAAACAAGGGTACGGCATGACCGAATCTTGCAGCTGCATAACCACGCACCCCATTGGCAAAATGGGTTATGAGTATGCGTTCCGTGTTGGCACCATTGTTGCCAACACTGAGGTCAAAATCATCGATCCGGACACTGGTGCCGAACTTGGATACAACCAACCGGGAGAAATTCTTGCCCGCGGGCCTCAAGTGGTAATGGGCTACTTGAACAACCCCAAAGCAACTCGCGAGACCTTTGATGAAGATGGCTGGCTACATACTGGTGACGTCGGCAAGATCGATGAAGAAGGCTTTATCACTATTACGGACCGGATCAAGGAAATGATTAAAGTCAAAGGTATCGGTGTTGCTCCAGCTGAACTGGAAGATTTGCTTCTGGGTCATCCGGATGTCGAGGATGCAGCCGTCCTCGCTGTCCCGGATGAATATTCTGGGGAAAGACCTAAGGCATACGTGGTATTGAAACCAGCACGAAAGGACGACGACCTTGTGGCAACTGGAAGAAAGCTTATTAAGTATGTCCAGGAGAAGAAGGTAAGACATAAGTGGCTTGTGGAGGTAGAGTTTACAGAGGAGATTCCAAAGAGTGCGAGTGGGAAGATTTTGAGGCGAGTGCTAAGGGAGCAACAGAAAAACGGTGGTAAAAAGGGCACTGTCGTGAGAAATAATGAGAGTGCAGCGAAGGCGAGACTGTAA
- a CDS encoding uncharacterized protein (BUSCO:311254at4751~EggNog:ENOG410PGA2~COG:S~BUSCO:7463at33183): MAAVVANPTPAAEPKVQQPEKPTTRPERPNEEAYKENLAKAEKELASVQQKLEAVKSKLDLGTPRNQDSPVAKKQQELRSQLASIRQQQQGFKASRASLQEKINALDNSIKSRIAEQKAARGRVGFKNVEEIDREIQRLERQVDSGTMKLVDEKKALAEISSLRKQRKGFSGFEETQKHIDDLKSQLTTLKKGLDNPEQRTLSDKYTAIQKELDEIKAEQDGVFKNIKALRDERSQLQGQVQKARASVREIKDTYYTARKAYREYEQELERIRKERQRAEREKYERERKKKIADKKLEEASRPAYTDEILTAQGLIRHFDPNYDLSSLGLAEDKKTQSGNFRAEIGRTVDDANMKGVRVVRKEDRDDDYFVGGGGKKNKKGKKGAATSETKSQFNLSFGVIEEFSRVKVDPPMNQSDVPAVIEKLVEKLRDWKKNQAAKTDENIKKAREELAKLEEEETSVNGSTDHAKKQAIKNAGVNGHVSAEAELKQETDAVADVAEELKEAKLEDKN, encoded by the exons ATGGCTGCTGTCGTCGCTAACCCAACCCCGGCTGCTGAGCCAAAGGTTCAGCAGCCCGAGAAGCCAACAACTAGACCTGAGAGGCCAAATGAAGAAGCCTACAAAGAAAATCTTGCAAAGGCTGAAAAAGAGCTTGCATCTGTTCAGCAGAAATTG GAGGCAGTGAAGTCAAAGCTGGATCTCGGAACCCCGCGCAACCAAGACTCGCCagttgcaaagaaacagCAGGAACTGCGCTCCCAACTTGCATCCATCCGCCAACAACAGCAAGGGTTCAAAGCATCTCGCGCCAGCTTGCAGGAGAAGATTAATGCGCTCGATAATTCAATCAAGTCTCGTATTGCCGAGCAAAAGGCTGCCCGAGGCCGAGTGGGCTTCAAAAATGTCGAAGAAATCGACCGCGAAATCCAGCGTCTCGAGAGACAGGTCGATTCTGGTACCATGAAGCTCGTCGATGAAAAGAAGGCTCTTGCGGAAATTTCCAGCCTCCGGAAGCAACGAAAGGGTTTCTCCGGGTTTGAAGAAACCCAGAAGCATATTGATGATCTCAAATCTCAATTGACTACCTTGAAAAAGGGCCTCGATAACCCCGAACAAAGGACTCTCAGTGACAAATATACGGCCATTCAAAAAGAGTTGGACGAAATCAAAGCTGAACAGGATGGTGTATTCAAAAACATTAAAGCTCTTAGAGATGAAAGAAGCCAGCTCCAGGGCCAGGTGCAAAAAGCTCGTGCTTCAGTGAGGGAGATCAAGGATACTTACTACACCGCTCGAAAAGCTTACAGAGAGTATGAGCAAGAGTTAGAGCGAATCCGCAAGGAACGCCAAAGAGccgaaagagagaaatatgagcgggagagaaagaagaagatcgcCGATAAGAAGTTGGAGGAAGCTTCCCGACCAGCCTACACGGACGAGATTCTCACCGCTCAAGGCCTCATTCGTCACTTTGATCCCAACTACGACCTTTCATCCCTTGGCTTGGCCGAGGATAAAAAGACCCAGTCTGGCAACTTCCGTGCTGAAATTGGCAGAACAGTTGACGATGCCAACATGAAAGGAGTCCGCGTCGTGAGAAAAGAAGACCGTGACGATGACTACTTCGTTGGTGGTGGaggaaagaagaataagaagggaaagaaagGAGCAGCGACCAGCGAAACTAAGTCACAATTTAACCTTAGTTTCGGCGTCATCGAAGAATTTTCCCGCGTCAAGGTGGATCCCCCAATGAATCAGTCCGACGTTCCAGCTGTGATCGAAAAGCTTGTCGAGAAACTGCGCGATTGGAAGAAGAATCAAGCTGCCAAGACTGACGAG AACATAAAGAAGGCAAGGGAAGAGCTTGCCAAGCTCGAGGAAGAGGAGACATCTGTCAACGGTTCGACTGACCATGCGAAGAAGCAAGCCATCAAAAATGCAGGTGTCAACGGCCATGTCTCTGCTGAAGCTGAACTCAAGCAAGAAACCGATGCTGTTGCCGACGTCGCCGAAGAACTTAAGGAGGCTAAGCTTGAAGATAAAAACTAG
- a CDS encoding uncharacterized protein (EggNog:ENOG410Q5FU): MADKFSSPPPAYPPPAHTGNYPPQGASQDYYGGQQPQYPPPQQGYYPPPQQGYPQQGMYYGPPQQGYPPPQGQYVEDRRKDMGTGICAGILGALACCCCLDIIF, from the exons ATGGCGGACAAATTT AGCTCTCCACCTCCAGCCTATCCTCCACCGGCCCATACTGGAAACTACCCGCCTCAAGGTGCCTCACAAGACTACTATGGCGGCCAGCAACCGCAATATCCTCCGCCACAGCAAGGCTACTATCCTCCTCCTCAGCAGGGCTATCCACAGCAAGGAATGTATTACGGGCCCCCTCAGCAAGGATACCCGCCGCCACAGGGACAGTATGTCGAAGATCGAAGAAAAGATATGGGAACTGGCATATGTGCTGGTATATTAGGTGCCTTAgcgtgctgctgctgtctcGATATCATCTTCTGA